In the Sandaracinus amylolyticus genome, CGCGACGCCTCCATCGCGAGCACTCGCTGCTGCACCCTGCCCTGCGCGAGGTGCGCCGCATGCTGCGCGCGCTGCTCTCGGAGATCGATCCGCAGCTGCCGCCCGAGGCGCTCGCCGAGCGCATCGTGAAGACGCTCGGGTACGGCGCGGAGATCGAGCGGCGGATGGGCGATCTCGCGGCGCAGTGGTCGACGCACGAGTTCGCGCTCGAGATGGCGCTCGAGCAGCTCGAGGACACGGTGCGATCGGCGGCGATGGTGTCGGTCGCGGCGCTGAAGTCGCAGGTGCATCGCGCCGCGCGGTCGACGGCGCACGCGCTGGGAAAGCGCGTCGAGCTGCTGGTCTCGGGCGATGCGTACGTCGATGCGTCGGTGGAGCGCTCGCTCGGGCCCGCGCTGCTCCACCTCGTGCGCAACGCGGTCGATCACGGGATCGAGAGCGAGGCGGCGCGCATCGCGGCGGGCAAGTCGCCGGTCGGCCGCATCGAGATCACGATCCACCAGACCGACTCGAGCGTGCAGGTGATCGTCGAGGACGACGGCGGGGGCGTCGATCTCGAGCGCATGCGGGCGCGGCTCCGTCACGAGGGCGACGACTCCGAGCTGCTGCAGCGCATCTTCGAGCAGGGCGTGACCACGCGCGACGAGGTGACCGACATCTCGGGGCGCGGCGTGGGGCTCGACGTGGTCGCGCGCGAGGTCGCGGCGGTGGGCGGGAGCGTGCGCGTCGAGTCCGATCGCGGGCGCGGCACGCGCTTCGAGATCGTGCTGCCGACGATGCTGCGCGCCGACATCGTCGTGCCGATCGAGTGCCGTGGGACGCGCCTCGCGATCCCCGTGCGCGAGGTGCTCGCGGTGGAGCGCATCGGCGAGCCGGTGCGCGCGAGCGATGGATGGCGCCTCGCGCGAGGCCCCGCGAATCAGGCCGATCTCGTCCCCCTCTTCGATCTCGGCGCGCTCTTCGGGTCGGCCGAGCCGCCACGCGCGGGGGACGTCGCGGTGATCACGCACCACCGCACGGGCGTGTTCGCGCTGCGGGTCGACGGCTACGACAACCCGCGCCCGATGGCGTTCGAGCGCATCGACGAGCTCGCGGTGCGCTCCGACGTGGTGCGCGGCGTCGCGCCCGCGCCCGACGGAGGCGTGTACTTCCTGCTCGACGCCGACGCGACGCACGCGACGTTGCGCGGCCGTGTCGCGAGCAGCGCAGCGCGTCCATCGGTGATGCCGCGTCGCGCGGTGCCGCACGTGCTGGTGGTCGAGGACGCGCCGGTCGCGCGCGAGCTGCTCCTCGGCATCCTGAGATCGTTTGGGCTCAAAGTATCGGACGCGTCCGACGGAAAGCAGGGGCTCCTGCTCGCGCGCACCGAGCGCCCCGATCTGATCCTCACCGACGTCGAGATGCCCTTCCTCGGCGGGCTCGAGATGATCGCGGAGCTGCGGGGTGATGCCGCGCTGCGCGAGGTGCCGGTGATCGTGCTCACCACGCGCAGCGAGCCCGCGGTGCGCGACCGCGCGCGCGCGCTCGGCGTGCGTGGGTTCCTCTCGAAGCAGCGCTTCGTCGAAACGGAGCTGCGACAGGTGATCGACGAGTGTCTGGCGCGATGACCATTCGTGTGTGCGTCGTCGACGACTCGGACATCGCCTCGCGGCGGATCGCCGAGATCGTCGAGACCGACGACGACGTGCGCGTGATCAAGCGATGCGCGAGCGCGGACGAGCTGCGCGCGTGGAGCGACCTCGACACGGCGTCGGTCGTGGTGCTCGACGTGTGGATGCCCGGCACGTCGGGGCTCGCTGCGATCCGCGAGATCGCCGCGCGTGTCCCGGTCGTCGTCGTGAGCGAGGCCGCGGAGGGATCGGATCTCGCGATCGAGGCGGTCGCGCAGGGCGCGGTCGCCTTCGTGTCGAAGCGCGAGCTCGGCGGAGAGCCCGGTGAGGCGCGGCTGCGCGCGATCGTGCGCGACGCAGCGACGCGCTCGATCGCGCGCGAGCTACCGGTCCTCGTCGTCGTGGGATCCACCGGCGCACCACGCGCGCTCGAGCGCCTGGTGCCGGGGCTGCGCGACGCGCCCGCCGCGATCGTCGTCGTGCAGCACCTGCCGCTCGGTGGAGAGGTCGGGTTCGCGCGATGGATCGCGGGGCTCGGTCTGCCCGCGCGACCCGCGCGCCACGGCGACTCGCTCGCGAGCGGTCGCGCGCTGATCGCGCCCGCGGGGCGTCATCTGGTGATCGAGAACGGCGTGGTGCGGCTCGTCGCGGGCTCGATCGGCGAGCTCCACGTGCCCTCGGCGGATCGCGCGCTCGCATCCGCGGCATCGCTCGGGCGGCGCGTGGTCGCGCTCGTGCTCTCGGGGATGGGGCGCGACGCGGCGCGGGGCATCGCGGAGGCGCTCGAGGCGGGCGCGACCTGTCTCGCGCTGAGCCCCGACGAGTGCGCCGCGCCCTCGATGCCGCGCCACGCGCTCGACGTCTCGCCGCGCGTGCGCGCAGTGCGCCTCGACACGATCGCCACCGATGTCCGCGAAGCCCTCCGACGCCGACGCTGATCGCGAGCTCGCGCAGCTCCTGCGCGCGCTGCTGCAGCCACGGCTCGGGCACGCGCTCGAGCCGTGGCCGAGCGCGCTGCGCCTCGCGCTCGACCGCCTCGCGCAGACGCGTCGCACGTCGCCGCTGGCGCTCGCTCGGGACCTTCTCGCGCGCCCCGATCCCGCTGCGCTCGACGTGCTCGTCTCCGCCGCGACGGTGCCGCACACCCGCTTCTTCCGGCACCCCGAGCACTTCGAGCGCCTCGCGCGCGAGCTGCCGCGCATCGTCGAGCGACGCGGCGCGCCTGCGCGGATCTGGTGCGCGGGATGCGCGACCGGCGAAGAGCCGTGGAGCATCGCGCTGCTCGCGTCGCACCTCGGCGTGGAGGTCGAGCTGCTCGCGACCGACGTGAGCCCCGAGGCGCTGCGCACCGCGCGCGCCGGGATCTATCCGCGCGTGATCAGCGGCGCGGGCGCGCCGGTCGCGATGCCGCCCTCGTGGAGCGCGCCCGAGGCGCTGCGGCGCTCGGTGCGCTTCGAGCGGGCGTCGATCACCGACGCCGATCCCGATCGCGGCGCGGGCCCGTTCGACGTCGTGCTCTGTCGCAACGTGCTCATCTACTTCCCGGCCGCGCAGGCCGCGGCGATCGCGAGCCGCCTCGCGACGCGGCTGCGTCCCGGCGGCGCGATGATCGTCGCGCCGGTCGAGGCCCTGATCGCGATCCCGCCATCGCTGCGCCACGGCGATCCGCTCGGATGGCTCGAGCCTCCCTCGAGCCCGACGCGCGCGGTCGCGCCGGCCGTGATCGCCGCGCCCCGCGAGGACGGGCTCGAGCGCGCCGCACGCGCGCTCGGGCTCGGCGAGCTCGACGAGGCGGAGCGCGCGCTCCGTGCCGCGCTCGATCTCACGCCGACGCGCGCCGAGGCGTGGTTCCTCCTCGGCGAGACGCTGCAGAAGCGCGGAGAGCGCGCGCAGGCGCGCGCCGCGTTCCGGTGCGCCGCGAGCTACGCCGACGCGACACCGCACGGTCGCACGCTCGCGAGCGCCGCCGAGCGACGCGCCCGCGGGTGACCGAGCCTCAGCGAATCACTTCGGCGAGCCGCAGCACCGCGGCATCGAGGCGCGCGCCTTCCGCCTCGACGGCGGGAAGGTTGATCACCAGGCGCACCTGCGAGCCGTCCGCGACCAGCCCGACCCCGAGCCCGCCGCGTCGCACGCCATCGCTCTCCGACGTCATCGAGAGCGTGCGCGCCTCGCGCGCCGCCTGCGAGATCTGCTGCGCCGCGCCGCCGAGCCCACCGCACACGAAGATCGCGGTCGCGCCCGCGCTGCGCGCCGCTTGCACCAGGCCCGCACGATCGTGGTACGCGTGCTCCACCGCGCGCGCCTGCATGTTGCTCACGGTGGTGCGCGCACCGAGCGCGTTGAGCGCCGTCACGATGCGCGATCGCTCCGCCTCCGACGCGCCGTTGCCCGGCTGGTAGACGATCAGCACCGCGACTCGGCCGTTCGTCGCACGCTGCGCGAGGTTCCGATCGTACGAGAGGATGCGGAGGATCAGCGCCGCCTCGCGCGACGCGTCCTGCGCCTCGGCGACCGAGCGCAGCGCGGAGGGCACCGTCGCGACGGGCATCACCGAAGCGAGGAGCACGATCAGGAGCGTGGCGGCGAGCTTCCTCATCCGATCTCGAGATGACGATGGTAATCGCGGCGAGGGGCGCGACGAGCGAAGACGTGAAGGTGCACGCGTCGATTCACGCGCACCAAGCCACACACGATCGCGCGCGCGCCCACGATCAAATCAGCCCCTCGGCGCGCCAGCGCTCGTAGATCGGCGCGATCTGGTCCTCGGCCCACTGCACGGCCTGCTCCGACGTCATCTCGCCGTTCGCAGCGCGCAGGAACATCTGGGGCACGATGCCGCTCGCGAGCACCTCGCCGACCGCCGGATTCGCCGCACCGGGATATCCGACGTTCGTGCTCCACGACTCCGCGTCCGTGAGCAGCGAGAGCTTGTTCGCCGGCTCCGACTCGAAGGGATCCTGCGCGAGCCATCCGTCGTCGCCCGTGAGCTGCGGCGTCGTGCTCGGGAACGCAGGCAGGTTGTAGAGCGCCGAGTTGTAGACGACCTCGTTGTAGTGCTCGACGAGGTGGAGCATGAAGTCCTGCGCGGCGTTCGGGTTCCGCGCGTGGCGCGCGACCATCATCGACACGTTCGCGTGCGCACCGACCAGCGCCGTCGCCGGCCCCATGAGCGCCCTGCCGAAGAAGATGTCGGCGGCGGTCGCGGGCACGTTCGCCTGCGCGGTGCGGTACGCCGAGATCGAGTTGATGATGTACGACGCGCGCCCCTCGACGAGCGCGATGTTGTTGTCCGCCGCGCCCCACGCGAGCACCTCGGGCACCATCGTGTCGGCGTAGAGCTCGCGCATGAACTCGACCGCGGCGATCGACTGGGGCGAGTTGATCACGACCTCGGCGTTCGCGCTCTGCACGCTCGCGCCGTACGACCAGAGCAGCGCGCGGCACGCCATGTTCGCGTCGGGATCGGTGCCCGCCAGGCCGATGCCGACGTGCACGTTCATCGCGGCCTTGATCTGACGACCACCCTCGAGCAGCTGCTGCCAGGAGCTCGGGCCCTGCGGCATCCCCACGCCGCTCCACAGCGAGCTGCGGAAGTTCGCCGGGTCCGGCGCCCACCCGTGGTTGAGCGCGTAGAAGTTGTTCGTGCGCGGGTTGAAGCAGCTCTGACGACACAGCGGGATCATCGTCCCGTGGCGCGCCTCGAGCTCCGTCATCATGTCGTTCAGCGACACCACGTGCGGCTCGAGATCGGCCTGCGGCGTCGGCCACTCGTAGAGGTCGTGGCCGGTGCCCGACTCCATCTCGGCCATGAACGTCGGGCGCACCATGTTGAACGGCACGCGCTCGACGACGACCTCGACGCCGTTCGCCTCGCCCCAGGCGCGCGCGAACGTGTCGAACCACACGTCGTGCCCGGGCACGAAGTGCGTCCACCCGAGGATGCGCAGCTGCGTCTCGCGACGTCCTGCGTCGGGCGTCGTCATCGGCACGTCGTCGTCGCCGCCGCACCCGATCAGCGATCCGAGCCCGCTCGCCGCGACCCCCGCGGCCCCTGCCGCGCTCGCGCTCGTGCGCAGGAACCCACGGCGCGACAGCGGCGATCGCGCTCCGTACTTCTTCGCCATCGTTCCCCCTCCCCTCGTGCGCGACATCAGAGCCCGCACGCCCCTTCGATGACCGCGCAGCCCTCGGGATCCGCGACGCACCCGAACGTGCGTTGATCCACGAAGCGCGCGCCCTCGACGCGGTAGTGCACGAAGTTGTTACGGACGTCGCCCGCTGCATCGAAGTCGACGGGGCCCGACGCGCCCTCGTACTCGATCGGCGTGCCCTCGCGGATCGCGCGCACCGCGTCGGCGAAGCCCTCGGGGCCCGCGACGATCGTCGTCGCTGCTGCATCGCCCGACGACACGCGCGCGAGCGCGTCGCGCACCGCGGTGCCCGCGACCTCCGCGTTCGTCGCGGGATCGGTCTCTTCGATCGCGATCAGCGTCGCGAGCATCAGGGCCATCGCCGCGTCGTAGGTCTGCGCGTCCCAGATGCCGGCCTCGTGACCGATCTCGTCGCGCATCGACTCGGCGAACGTGCGGCCCGAGGTCTGGCAGTTGTCGAGCACCGCGTGCGAGACGCCTTCCTGACCGTCGGTGTCGAAGCCCACGAGGCGCACCAGCGTCGTCTCGTGGCGCCAGTTGTGGTGATGGAGGAACGGCATCGCGCGCACCTCGTCACCGGCCTGCACGTACGCGCGCGTGATCGACGCCGCGAAGAGCGGGAACGTGATCTCGACGATCGCGTCGGGCTCTCCGTCGATCACGAAGTCCGGCAGCGGCTCGCCGGGGCGCGACACGCCGGGGTTCACCTCGGGCTCCTCGTTGCGATCGTCGGTGAGCGCCGCGAGATCCGCGTCCCATCGATGCGTGTTCGCGTCGATGTCGGGCGCGTGCCGCACGATCTCGAGGCGGAGCCCGCCGCGGATGAAATTGCCCATCGGATCGATGAGCGGGTAGTTCCGATCGCGCGCGCGCTGGATGCCCTCGAAGAAGCCGTTCCCGAACTCGTCGTCGACGACGTAGAACGCGACCTTCCACACGCCGTCGCCGTTCGTGTCGCCGCGATCGCCGAGCGCGCGCGCCGCGTGCAGCAGCGCGACCGCCTCGGGATCGGAGTCGGCCGCGGTGCGCCACACCCAGTGATCGCGATCGCGCATCGCCTGCTGCCGCACGAAGTCGGGATCGGCCGCGATCGGATCGCCGAGCTGCGGCGACGTGCACGCCATGCACACGATCGGCACGCCCACGTCGTCGGCCTCGGCGTCGTAGCTCGTGCCCGCGATCGCCAGCACGTCCTCGGTGGTGTCGGTGATCAGCCCGGCGACCGCGTGCGCGCGCGTCATCGCGAGCGCGCGCTCCATCGCGACGCGCGGCACCCCGCTCGAGTCGCTGAAGCGCAGCTCGAAGCGCAGATCACGATGACCGCCGGCGAGCTCGAGCCCGCGGTTCGCGTGCGCGATCGCGAGCTCCGCCGCGTCGCGCCACTGCGGGCGCGCGTTCGATCCCGTCTGATCGATCACCGCGCCGATCGTCACCACGTTCGGCCCGGCGCGCGGCGGATCGTCGGGCGCACACCCGAGCGCGAGCGCGACGGCGATGACGGTGGACCAGCGCATCGTGCCCTCCCGCATCAGAAGACCTGCCGGAGCTCGATCCACATCGTCCGGCCCTGGCTCGGCAGGTCGTACCCGGCGAAGTAGGGCTCGGAGTAACGCGTATCGAGCAGGTTGCGGATCGCGACGACCACGCGCGTCTCGCTCTCACCGAGGAAGCGCAGACCGACGGTGCTCAGCGTGAGATCGACGAGCGCGTAGGGATCGAGCGTGTACGCGCGCCCGTCGTTGAGCAGCGTGTTGCTCTGCGTCGCGCCGCGCTCTCCCGCCCAGCGCACGCCCGCGCCCGCGCGCAGGTGGATCTCCGAGATCG is a window encoding:
- a CDS encoding ABC transporter substrate-binding protein; the protein is MAKKYGARSPLSRRGFLRTSASAAGAAGVAASGLGSLIGCGGDDDVPMTTPDAGRRETQLRILGWTHFVPGHDVWFDTFARAWGEANGVEVVVERVPFNMVRPTFMAEMESGTGHDLYEWPTPQADLEPHVVSLNDMMTELEARHGTMIPLCRQSCFNPRTNNFYALNHGWAPDPANFRSSLWSGVGMPQGPSSWQQLLEGGRQIKAAMNVHVGIGLAGTDPDANMACRALLWSYGASVQSANAEVVINSPQSIAAVEFMRELYADTMVPEVLAWGAADNNIALVEGRASYIINSISAYRTAQANVPATAADIFFGRALMGPATALVGAHANVSMMVARHARNPNAAQDFMLHLVEHYNEVVYNSALYNLPAFPSTTPQLTGDDGWLAQDPFESEPANKLSLLTDAESWSTNVGYPGAANPAVGEVLASGIVPQMFLRAANGEMTSEQAVQWAEDQIAPIYERWRAEGLI
- a CDS encoding YfiR/HmsC family protein, producing the protein MRKLAATLLIVLLASVMPVATVPSALRSVAEAQDASREAALILRILSYDRNLAQRATNGRVAVLIVYQPGNGASEAERSRIVTALNALGARTTVSNMQARAVEHAYHDRAGLVQAARSAGATAIFVCGGLGGAAQQISQAAREARTLSMTSESDGVRRGGLGVGLVADGSQVRLVINLPAVEAEGARLDAAVLRLAEVIR
- a CDS encoding chemotaxis protein CheB, with the protein product MTIRVCVVDDSDIASRRIAEIVETDDDVRVIKRCASADELRAWSDLDTASVVVLDVWMPGTSGLAAIREIAARVPVVVVSEAAEGSDLAIEAVAQGAVAFVSKRELGGEPGEARLRAIVRDAATRSIARELPVLVVVGSTGAPRALERLVPGLRDAPAAIVVVQHLPLGGEVGFARWIAGLGLPARPARHGDSLASGRALIAPAGRHLVIENGVVRLVAGSIGELHVPSADRALASAASLGRRVVALVLSGMGRDAARGIAEALEAGATCLALSPDECAAPSMPRHALDVSPRVRAVRLDTIATDVREALRRRR
- a CDS encoding hybrid sensor histidine kinase/response regulator gives rise to the protein MAVQDRDLVRAFWDAASDRISEATDLWIALEQGDAGASRSLKRLLHTMKGEAHMLGLADCGHLLQAMEGVVEGASKSMSEGAGDAILTALDTISAMAASEGALEIDLEETLARLAAAAAAAPTETHADAAPAESESRAEHVEHARPSLDPARLGPLVHEARRLHREHSLLHPALREVRRMLRALLSEIDPQLPPEALAERIVKTLGYGAEIERRMGDLAAQWSTHEFALEMALEQLEDTVRSAAMVSVAALKSQVHRAARSTAHALGKRVELLVSGDAYVDASVERSLGPALLHLVRNAVDHGIESEAARIAAGKSPVGRIEITIHQTDSSVQVIVEDDGGGVDLERMRARLRHEGDDSELLQRIFEQGVTTRDEVTDISGRGVGLDVVAREVAAVGGSVRVESDRGRGTRFEIVLPTMLRADIVVPIECRGTRLAIPVREVLAVERIGEPVRASDGWRLARGPANQADLVPLFDLGALFGSAEPPRAGDVAVITHHRTGVFALRVDGYDNPRPMAFERIDELAVRSDVVRGVAPAPDGGVYFLLDADATHATLRGRVASSAARPSVMPRRAVPHVLVVEDAPVARELLLGILRSFGLKVSDASDGKQGLLLARTERPDLILTDVEMPFLGGLEMIAELRGDAALREVPVIVLTTRSEPAVRDRARALGVRGFLSKQRFVETELRQVIDECLAR
- a CDS encoding CheR family methyltransferase, whose amino-acid sequence is MSAKPSDADADRELAQLLRALLQPRLGHALEPWPSALRLALDRLAQTRRTSPLALARDLLARPDPAALDVLVSAATVPHTRFFRHPEHFERLARELPRIVERRGAPARIWCAGCATGEEPWSIALLASHLGVEVELLATDVSPEALRTARAGIYPRVISGAGAPVAMPPSWSAPEALRRSVRFERASITDADPDRGAGPFDVVLCRNVLIYFPAAQAAAIASRLATRLRPGGAMIVAPVEALIAIPPSLRHGDPLGWLEPPSSPTRAVAPAVIAAPREDGLERAARALGLGELDEAERALRAALDLTPTRAEAWFLLGETLQKRGERAQARAAFRCAASYADATPHGRTLASAAERRARG